CGTACGCCGGGCACGTCGCCAAGTACGCCATCGAGCACTGGTGCCGCATCCCCGTCGAGGTCGAGCTCGCGCACGAGTTCCGCTACCGCGACCCCATCGTCGACGAGCGCACCCTCGTCGTCGCGATCTCGCAGTCCGGCGAGACGATGGACACCCTCATGGCCGTGCGCCACGCCCGCGAGCAGGGCGCCAAGGTGCTGGCCATCGTCAACACCAACGGCTCCACGATCCCGCGCGAGTCCGACGCCGTGCTGTACACGCACGCCGGTCCCGAGATCGCCGTCGCCTCCACCAAGGCGTTCCTCGCGCAGATCACCGCCGCGTACGTCCTCGGGCTCTACCTCGCGCAGCTGCGCGGCAACAAGTACCCCGACGAGGTCACCCAGATCATGGACGAGCTGCGGGACATGGCCCGCAAGGTCCAGACCGTCATCGAGCGCGGCGAGTACGTCAGGGCCACCGCCCGCTCCATGAAGGACGCCGACAAGGTCCTGTTCCTCGGCCGGCACGTCGGTTACCCCGTCGCCATGGAGGGCGCGCTCAAGCTGAAGGAGCTCGCCTACATCCACGCCGAGGGCTTCGCCGCCGGCGAGCTGAAGCACGGCCCCATCGCGCTCATCGACGAGGGCCAGCCCGTGTTCGTCGTCGTGCCGTCCCCGCGCGGCCGCGACCAGCTGCACTCCAAGGTCGTGTCCAACATCCAGGAGATCCGCGCCCGCGGCGCACGCACCCTCGTCATCGCCGAGGACGGCGACGACGCCGTGCGCGCCTACGCCGACGAGATCTTCTGGATCCCGCAGGCGCCGTCGCTGCTCCAGCCGCTGCTCGCCGTCGTCCCCCTGCAGATCTTCGCGATGGCGCTCGCCACCGCCAAGGGGCTCGACGTCGACCAGCCGCGCAACCTCGCCAAGTCGGTCACCGTCGAGTGACCTCGACCGTGACCGCCGTCCCCGTGCCGAGCATGCGATGGCGGACCGTCCACTCGGCCGGACGGTCCGCCATCGCATGCTCGACCGGCATCAGGGCATGATCGACCCCATGGACGAAGCACCGGGGCGGACGCCGGCTCGGCCGGGCGACCGGACCGACCTCCTGGCGTCGCAGGACGGGGGAGGGGTGCGCTGGTGATCGTCGGTGTGGGGATCGACGTCGTCGACGTCGAGCGCTTCATGGCGACCCTCGAGCGGACGCCGCGACTGCGGGAGAAGCTCTTCACGGAGGTCGAGCGTGACCTGCCGGCGTCGTCGCTGGCGGCCCGGTTCGCCGCCAAGGAGGCGATCGCCAAGGCGCTCGGCGCCCCCGGGACGATGCACTGGCACGACGCCACCGTGCACCGCGTGGTCGGCGGACCCCCGCAGGTCGAGCTGCGCGGGACGGTGCAGGCGCGCGCCGACGAGCTCGGCGTGAAGCACTGGCACCTGTCGATCTCGCACGACGCCGGCATCGCCTCGGCGATGGTGGTCGCCGAAGGCTGACCCCCTTCGGTGCCGACCATGCGACGCGGGCCCGTCCGCCGGCACGGACGGTCGCGCGTCACATGCTCGATCGACCAGGGGGCATGCTCGGCGCCGGGTCAGCGGTCCAGGGCGCGCCGGACGGTCACCGCCATCGTGGACTCCAGCGGTGACTCGGCACGGGCGTCGGCCAGCTCCCACAACAGGTGCCGGCTCGCGACGCCGCGTCGTCCCCTGGCGTGCTCGTGCGACCGGTCGAGCCCTGCTCGGGACACCTTGCCCGTGTGCAGGGCGGAGTCCAGGACGGCCAGACCGTTCGATCGAGGCAGCTCGGGCACGGCCTGGGCCAGCGCCCGTTCGACGGTGACCGCCCGGCGCCCGCGCACCACGACGAGATCCATCCCGTCGTCGAACTGGCGCAGCCGGACCGTGCCGCGAACGTTCCGGTTGAGCCCGCCGGGAAGGGCGGCCTCGGGCCGGATCGACGGTGGGAGACCCTCGACGCCGGCCCGGGGTCGACCATGCCCTCTCGACGACCGAGCTTGCGGAGAGGGCCCGTCCGTTGCGGCGGACGGGCCCTCACCGCATGCTCGGCCGAGGGGGAGCGGTCAGTCCTGGAGGTGGGGGATGACCTGCCGCTGGAACAGCTCGATCTGGTCGCGGTCGCCGACGGCGTTCGCGAAGTACGTGATCGCGTACGTCATGCCGCGGGACTTCAGGTCCGTGAGGGTCTCCACGATCTGCTCGGGCGTGCCCACGAGCGGGCCGTTGCGCCAGCTCTGCGCCTCCCGGGCACCGGGCTCCCCGGGCGCGTGCTTCGCGAAGTGGGCCTCGATCCAGGCGAGCTTGTCGTCCACCTCGGCCTGGTTCTCGCCGATGACGACGTTGTAGTTGGCCGACCGGGTGATCTCCTCGAAGTCCCGGCCGACGTCGCGGCAGTGGTCGGCGAGGATGCGCGACTTGTGGTCGAACGTCTCGACGTCACCGGAGAAGTTCGTGTACTGCGCGTGCTGCGCCGCGATCCGCAGCGTCTTCTTCTCCCCGCCGCCCGCGATCCACAGCGGGATGCTCGGCACGCTCGCGCCACCCTCGCCGACGGGCAGCTGCTGGAGCGGCTGCGGGTAGCACAGGGCGCCGTCCACCTGGTACCGCTCGCCCTCGAACGTGCCGGACGAGCCGGTGCGCCACATGTTCGCCATGATCTGCACGCCCTCGTCGAGCGCGCGCAGCCGCTCGCCCGCCGTCGGGAAGCCGTACCCGTACGCCCGCCACTCGTGCTCGTACCAGCCCGCACCGATGCCCATCTCGACACGGCCGCCCGAGATCGCGTCCACCGTCGAGGCGACCTTCGCCAGGTAGGTGGGCTCCCGGTACGCCATGCAGGTGCACATCTGGCCGAGGCGCACCCGCTGCGACGCCGCCGCGAACGCCGCCATCAGCGTCCACGCCTCGTGCGTCGCCTCCGTGCTCGGCACCGGCACGGTGTGGAAGTGGTCGTACACCCACACCGACTCCCACGCGAAGGCGCCACCCGGGACGGCCTCCCCGGCTGCGGCGTTGTCGGCGTAGTGCAGGAGGGAGAGCATCGTCTCCCAGTGCTGCTCGGGCGGCACGTCGGTGAGCGACATGCGCCAGCCCTGCGGGATGAAGAGTCCGAATCGCATGCCCCGACCCTATTCCTCTGACTGCGCGGGCGCGCCCGGCACGGGAGGATCGGTCCCATGATCCGTGCCTGGTCCGTCGCCGACGTCCGTGCCGCCGAGGAACCGCTGCTCGCCGCCGGCGTGCCGCTCATGGACCGGGCCGCGTTTGCGCTGGCGCTCCAGGTCCTCGCCGATCTGCGTGCCCGACGACGGTCCGCGCGCGGGGCGCACGTCGTCGTCCTGGCCGGGGCGGGGAACAACGGCGGGGACGCGCTGCACGCGGGCGCGCACCTGGTACACCGGGGGGTCGCCGTCACCGCCGTGCTGGCCGCGGACCGGGTGCACGAGGGCGGGCTCGCCGCGCTGCGGTCCGCCGGCGGGCGCGTGGTGGACGCCGCCGCTGCGGGGCGGGCCCCCGCCGCCGCGGTCGAGGCCGCGCGCGCCGACGTCGTGCTCGACGGTCTCGTCGGGATCGGGGCACGCGGTCCGCTGCGGGGGTCCGCTGCGGCGCTCGTCACCGCCCTCGGCGCCGCCGGGCTGCCGACGGCCGGGACCGACGCGGAGGAGGGCACGCCCGCCACGCATGCGGAGGAGGCGCAGGGGGCGTCGGCGGCGGTCGCGAGAGAGGGCACGGCACGGCCGTGGGTCGTCGCCGTCGACACGCCCTCCGGCATCGGCGTCGACGACGGCACCCTGCCCGGACCCGTCCTGCACGCCGACCGCACCGTCACGTTCGGCGCCGCCAAGCCCGGCCTGCTGCTGCCCCCGGCCGCGCACGTCGTCGGGGAGGTGACGGTCGTCGACATCGGACTCACGCTCCCCGGCACCCCGGCCGTGCAGCGCCTCGCCCCGGCCGACGTCGCCGCCCGCTGGCCCGTGCCCGGGCCGCAGGACCACAAGTACACGCGCGGCGTCGTCGGGGTCGTCGCCGGCACCGCCACCTATCCGGGGGCCGCCGTCCTGACGACCACCGCCGCGGTGCGGACCGGCGCCGGGATGGTCCGCTACCGCGGGTCCGACGTCGTCGCCCGCGCCGTCCTCGCCGCCCGGCCCGAGGTCGTCACCGCCCCCGGCCGCGTCCAGTCGTGGGTCGTGGGACCCGGCGTCCCGCCCGCCGCCGACGGCGCCGACGACGGTCAGGCCGCCCGTGCCCGCGCCGGGCTCGCCGCCGCGCGCGGCGAGCTCGCCGGACTGTCCCGGGGGCCCGTCCCCGCCGTCGTCGACGCGGGCGGGCTCGGGCTCGTCGAGGAGACGTGCCCGCCCTGGTTCGTCCTCACCCCGCACGCCGGCGAGCTCCGCACGGTGCTGCGCCGCCACGGCGAGGACGTCCACCGGGCCGAGATCGAGGCCGCACCCCTGCGGTGGGCCCGCCGCGCCCACGACCTCACCGGCGCGACCATCCTCCTCAAGGGTGCCGTGACCGTCGTCGTCGGCACCGGGATCGTCCACGCCCAGGCCGACGCACCCGCCTGGCTCGGCACCGCCGGCGCGGGCGACGTCCTCGCCGGCATCCTCGGCACGATGCTCGCCGCGCGCGCCGCGGACGTCGTCGCCGACCCCGCCGTCGCCGGCGAGGTCGCCGCGAGCGCCGCGCTCGTGCACGGCCTCGCCGCCGAGCACGCCAACCCCGGTGGTCCCGTCGCTGCGCTGGACGTCGCAGAAGCCGTTCCTGGCACGGTCGCGCGCCTGCTGGACCTGTGGTCGTCGTGACCGGTGACCTGCTCCGGACGCCACCGCCCGGGCCGTCGGAGACCTGGGCCCGGGTGCGGGAGGCAGAGATGGCGGACCTCGCGGCGGTGATGCGGCTCCAGTGGGCGGCCGGCCTGTCGGCGGACGCCGGGGCGTTGCGC
This Isoptericola jiangsuensis DNA region includes the following protein-coding sequences:
- a CDS encoding holo-ACP synthase, translated to MIVGVGIDVVDVERFMATLERTPRLREKLFTEVERDLPASSLAARFAAKEAIAKALGAPGTMHWHDATVHRVVGGPPQVELRGTVQARADELGVKHWHLSISHDAGIASAMVVAEG
- a CDS encoding LLM class F420-dependent oxidoreductase; this translates as MRFGLFIPQGWRMSLTDVPPEQHWETMLSLLHYADNAAAGEAVPGGAFAWESVWVYDHFHTVPVPSTEATHEAWTLMAAFAAASQRVRLGQMCTCMAYREPTYLAKVASTVDAISGGRVEMGIGAGWYEHEWRAYGYGFPTAGERLRALDEGVQIMANMWRTGSSGTFEGERYQVDGALCYPQPLQQLPVGEGGASVPSIPLWIAGGGEKKTLRIAAQHAQYTNFSGDVETFDHKSRILADHCRDVGRDFEEITRSANYNVVIGENQAEVDDKLAWIEAHFAKHAPGEPGAREAQSWRNGPLVGTPEQIVETLTDLKSRGMTYAITYFANAVGDRDQIELFQRQVIPHLQD
- a CDS encoding bifunctional ADP-dependent NAD(P)H-hydrate dehydratase/NAD(P)H-hydrate epimerase, which encodes MIRAWSVADVRAAEEPLLAAGVPLMDRAAFALALQVLADLRARRRSARGAHVVVLAGAGNNGGDALHAGAHLVHRGVAVTAVLAADRVHEGGLAALRSAGGRVVDAAAAGRAPAAAVEAARADVVLDGLVGIGARGPLRGSAAALVTALGAAGLPTAGTDAEEGTPATHAEEAQGASAAVAREGTARPWVVAVDTPSGIGVDDGTLPGPVLHADRTVTFGAAKPGLLLPPAAHVVGEVTVVDIGLTLPGTPAVQRLAPADVAARWPVPGPQDHKYTRGVVGVVAGTATYPGAAVLTTTAAVRTGAGMVRYRGSDVVARAVLAARPEVVTAPGRVQSWVVGPGVPPAADGADDGQAARARAGLAAARGELAGLSRGPVPAVVDAGGLGLVEETCPPWFVLTPHAGELRTVLRRHGEDVHRAEIEAAPLRWARRAHDLTGATILLKGAVTVVVGTGIVHAQADAPAWLGTAGAGDVLAGILGTMLAARAADVVADPAVAGEVAASAALVHGLAAEHANPGGPVAALDVAEAVPGTVARLLDLWSS